From the Elusimicrobiaceae bacterium genome, one window contains:
- a CDS encoding tetratricopeptide repeat protein, producing MRKYFVVAGLAVLACMTGCGGEDSRSPVDKEFDTYVELTRNSANAEAMIRYSSEALNLWKVSRGEPIRAELLGYRALGYYTKKELDYAREDYELVVRLAPNDAEMYSNLGRVYSDMGRYADAEATLNRALLLNPASFSANFNIGFNFERQKNLSKAYQYYGEAIRLNPHFAEAYYRRAEMLGARDEIPAALSDYADAVRLDPKMANAYYQRAMLLARTGYTDQAIDELTKCVSISPNNEQAFFMRGYYYFKAGKFSKAANDFGVVLELSPSDINAAVYRGYSYLLQDKPRYSRYDFENIVKSGRNSMLAQLGLSVAHLREGHPEFAVYEYHVIEKQYPSFIRPARELAAIEKYFYLKSLEADIAEIQRRALKSAGKAPMGESVRLLQ from the coding sequence ATGCGGAAATATTTTGTTGTTGCGGGGCTGGCTGTGCTGGCGTGTATGACAGGCTGCGGCGGCGAGGACTCCCGGTCGCCGGTGGATAAGGAGTTTGACACCTATGTCGAACTTACCCGCAATTCCGCCAACGCAGAGGCGATGATCCGCTATTCGTCGGAGGCGCTCAATTTATGGAAGGTTTCGCGCGGCGAGCCCATCCGGGCGGAACTGCTTGGCTATCGCGCGCTGGGCTATTACACGAAAAAGGAACTGGATTATGCGCGCGAGGATTATGAACTGGTCGTCCGGCTTGCGCCCAATGACGCGGAAATGTACAGCAATCTGGGCCGTGTTTATTCCGACATGGGCCGCTATGCCGACGCGGAAGCCACGCTCAACCGCGCGCTGCTGCTTAATCCGGCGTCTTTTTCCGCCAATTTCAATATCGGGTTCAATTTCGAGCGGCAGAAGAATTTAAGCAAAGCCTATCAGTATTACGGCGAAGCCATCCGTCTCAATCCCCACTTTGCCGAAGCCTACTACCGGCGCGCGGAAATGCTCGGCGCGCGCGACGAGATTCCCGCCGCCCTGTCGGATTATGCCGATGCGGTCCGCCTCGACCCCAAAATGGCCAACGCCTATTACCAGCGGGCCATGCTGCTGGCCCGCACCGGCTATACGGATCAGGCGATTGACGAACTGACCAAATGCGTCAGCATAAGCCCCAACAACGAACAGGCGTTTTTCATGCGCGGTTACTATTATTTCAAAGCCGGCAAATTCAGCAAGGCCGCCAATGATTTCGGGGTGGTGCTGGAGCTTTCCCCGAGCGATATTAACGCCGCCGTTTACCGCGGGTATTCCTATCTGCTGCAGGACAAGCCGCGGTATTCCCGGTATGATTTTGAGAATATCGTGAAAAGCGGGCGCAACAGCATGTTGGCTCAGCTGGGCCTGTCCGTGGCGCATTTAAGGGAAGGCCATCCCGAATTCGCTGTCTACGAATATCATGTTATCGAGAAACAGTATCCTTCATTTATCCGGCCGGCTAGGGAGCTGGCGGCGATAGAAAAGTATTTTTATCTCAAATCGCTGGAAGCGGATATAGCCGAGATCCAGCGCAGGGCGCTCAAGTCGGCGGGCAAAGCCCCGATGGGCGAGTCGGTGAGGCTGCTGCAGTAA
- a CDS encoding HEAT repeat domain-containing protein codes for MKLSRILPVFLLLISPCAAARAAKSPHAARKKNAAAKTKPAGATYLVPVKISTAGYKHLWGTETDDRLISYLGHETPELRAEAATELGRRQCMPAVGALIIRLTDSSPLASSAAVTALAGYADQSVSKDLLDELDSPDEPLVKKVIFTLGRRGDPATRDRLSLIVRKGPDQYRADAAAALGVMGLNQAGESLLFVVDASKDNPPELVLSCIDSLRRIYYPRAIPALMELAQEKHGPFRAPAFNTLCAMRNRAAWPLFVQQLNTPQRAAALDCIRNLRDDTLADKLKRLLKSKDSGESSAAAQLLAEMDTPEIIEYLLTLDDDQYTDEAIKAARSEVKKRHLIPHEEQ; via the coding sequence GTGAAACTGTCACGCATTTTACCGGTTTTTCTATTGCTGATTTCGCCTTGCGCCGCCGCCAGGGCCGCGAAATCCCCGCATGCCGCCCGGAAGAAAAACGCCGCGGCAAAAACCAAACCCGCCGGCGCGACCTATCTGGTGCCGGTAAAAATTTCCACCGCCGGCTACAAACACCTGTGGGGCACGGAAACCGACGACCGGCTGATAAGCTATCTCGGGCACGAAACACCTGAATTACGAGCTGAAGCCGCCACGGAACTGGGCCGGCGGCAGTGCATGCCGGCGGTCGGCGCGCTTATTATCAGGTTGACGGACAGCAGTCCGCTTGCAAGCTCTGCGGCGGTCACCGCGCTGGCGGGCTACGCCGACCAGTCTGTTTCGAAAGACCTGCTTGACGAGCTTGATTCGCCGGACGAGCCACTGGTGAAAAAGGTTATTTTCACGCTGGGCCGGCGCGGCGATCCCGCCACCCGGGACCGGCTTTCGCTAATCGTGCGCAAGGGGCCTGACCAGTACCGCGCGGACGCCGCGGCCGCGCTGGGCGTAATGGGGCTGAATCAGGCCGGGGAAAGCCTTTTATTTGTGGTTGATGCGTCGAAAGACAACCCGCCGGAACTGGTGCTTTCATGCATAGATTCGCTGCGCAGGATTTATTATCCCCGCGCGATTCCCGCGCTTATGGAACTCGCGCAGGAAAAACACGGGCCGTTCCGGGCGCCTGCGTTCAACACGCTATGCGCCATGCGCAACCGCGCCGCCTGGCCGCTGTTTGTGCAGCAGCTGAACACGCCGCAACGCGCGGCCGCGCTCGACTGCATCCGCAACCTGCGCGACGACACGCTGGCCGACAAACTGAAACGGCTGCTCAAATCAAAGGATTCCGGCGAATCTTCCGCCGCGGCCCAGCTGCTCGCGGAAATGGACACGCCGGAAATTATTGAATATCTGCTGACGCTCGACGACGACCAATATACGGACGAAGCGATAAAAGCCGCCCGGTCAGAAGTGAAAAAACGGCACCTGATCCCGCACGAGGAACAATGA
- a CDS encoding FeoA domain-containing protein, producing the protein MTEKPVKSVTDMEFGETAVVREFSAGHGVARKLLVMGIVPGRAIRKISGGRHGPVVVESSGVSIALGASLAAKILVELEPG; encoded by the coding sequence ATGACAGAAAAACCGGTTAAATCGGTTACGGATATGGAGTTCGGAGAAACCGCGGTGGTGCGTGAATTCAGCGCGGGGCACGGCGTCGCCCGCAAGCTGCTGGTGATGGGGATCGTGCCCGGCCGGGCAATACGCAAGATTTCCGGCGGCCGGCACGGGCCGGTTGTTGTGGAATCATCCGGCGTTTCCATTGCGCTGGGCGCATCGCTGGCCGCCAAAATACTTGTCGAACTGGAGCCGGGCTAA
- a CDS encoding OmpA family protein gives MKNILFIFSVITVFALAGCGYNSIYKNPKQREEALRAEQDMQSVREMVRTKQLPKIEFESNSAVLLPQSYRTLDLISEILLNYSNMKLTVEGHCDDIGSDDYNDALSLARAKAVKSYLVELGVYPDYIRTKGYGKRRPVVYGTDDEARALNRRVEFTLTTRSWQSVF, from the coding sequence ATGAAAAACATATTGTTCATTTTTTCAGTGATAACAGTTTTCGCGCTGGCAGGCTGCGGATATAACTCCATCTATAAAAATCCGAAGCAACGGGAAGAGGCATTGCGGGCGGAGCAGGATATGCAGTCCGTGCGCGAAATGGTGCGCACCAAACAGCTGCCAAAAATAGAATTCGAGTCCAACTCGGCGGTGCTGCTCCCGCAGTCTTACAGAACGCTTGATCTGATCTCCGAAATCCTGCTCAATTACTCGAACATGAAACTGACAGTGGAAGGCCACTGCGACGATATCGGCTCCGACGATTATAACGACGCGCTCTCGCTGGCCCGGGCCAAAGCCGTCAAATCCTATCTGGTGGAACTGGGCGTTTATCCCGATTATATCCGGACGAAAGGCTACGGCAAGCGCCGGCCGGTCGTTTACGGAACCGACGACGAGGCGCGCGCGCTTAACCGCCGCGTCGAATTCACGCTTACCACCCGGTCGTGGCAATCGGTATTTTAG
- a CDS encoding Fur family transcriptional regulator: MHGKGHDIRQRPRTNPQLMDSFCRRLAAAGHKLTAPRKAMLGYFLASNPHKTAEDIYLDQRPSGLGRATVFRTLRIFLESGLIVKCAIGGKYGFELAPSSPERHHHHMLCVKCGRIIEFSSPAMEACQEAETRRHGFTPLAHSFEIRGLCRNCNTEKQHDRKTG, translated from the coding sequence ATGCACGGCAAAGGTCATGATATACGGCAGCGCCCGCGGACAAACCCGCAGCTTATGGACTCGTTCTGCCGGCGGCTGGCCGCCGCGGGCCACAAGCTCACTGCGCCGCGAAAAGCGATGCTCGGATATTTCCTCGCGTCAAACCCGCATAAAACTGCGGAGGATATTTATCTGGACCAGCGGCCCAGCGGACTGGGCCGGGCGACGGTGTTCAGAACGCTCAGGATATTTCTCGAGTCCGGGCTGATAGTGAAATGCGCCATCGGCGGCAAATACGGGTTCGAGCTGGCTCCGTCCTCGCCCGAACGGCATCATCATCACATGCTGTGCGTGAAATGCGGCAGGATTATAGAGTTTTCCAGCCCCGCAATGGAAGCGTGCCAGGAAGCCGAAACCAGACGTCACGGGTTCACTCCGCTGGCCCATTCCTTTGAAATACGCGGCCTGTGCAGAAACTGCAACACGGAAAAACAACATGACAGAAAAACCGGTTAA
- a CDS encoding ferrous iron transporter B, with amino-acid sequence MQVLLTGNPNVGKSAVFSRLTGLATISANYPGTTVTVKNGTAQLAGRSYSLTDVPGTYSLEPSCEAENAACRLIKSDDVSLFIHVLDATALERNLFFTLEILELARPTILLLNKFDIAKRQGIDIDCAKLSAALGVAVVPFIAVTGEGVGKLAREAGKIIAGHPAPGPRPAMMSDTQKWQFIGALSRRVQVIRHKHASFAEKLQALSMRPATGLPLAAAVLLLALAGVHYLGEALIAFALDPVYENFYLPLITFALSPLQDGVIKTLLSGGPDPAAANFGLLAGAVHIAAVEVFAYVLSFYCLLGLLEDTGYLARIAVLLDNALHKVGLHGHASIPIIMGMGCKVPGILAARTLATRRERIIALSMTLLLAPCISQTAMIIGVIGPQGEGYVLAVFAALAAAGLAAGAVLHRLSRGDSPELLLEIPPFRLPLYGPFMLKLRLRLAEYIVEAMPMIMAGVLIINIAEMAGLVHLAEELFRWPVVRLLGLPPETVSVIALGFLRKDISIALLAPFGMTGEQLAVAAVFLSMYMPCAATLLVMLREAGLKDCARVTAFNLLAALVTAGLLNLLFHLI; translated from the coding sequence ATGCAGGTATTGCTTACGGGAAACCCGAACGTGGGGAAAAGCGCGGTGTTCTCGCGGCTGACGGGGCTGGCCACAATCTCGGCAAATTACCCCGGCACCACGGTAACCGTCAAAAACGGCACGGCGCAGCTCGCCGGGCGCAGTTATAGCCTGACGGACGTGCCCGGAACCTACAGCCTTGAGCCGTCCTGCGAGGCGGAGAATGCCGCCTGCCGGCTGATCAAAAGCGACGATGTCAGCCTTTTCATTCATGTGCTCGACGCGACCGCTCTGGAACGCAACCTGTTCTTCACGCTGGAAATTCTTGAGCTGGCCCGCCCGACAATACTGCTGCTCAACAAGTTCGACATAGCGAAACGCCAGGGCATTGACATTGACTGCGCGAAACTGTCCGCCGCGCTGGGCGTGGCGGTGGTGCCGTTCATAGCGGTCACGGGTGAAGGCGTGGGGAAACTGGCGCGTGAAGCCGGGAAAATAATCGCCGGGCACCCGGCACCGGGTCCGCGCCCGGCAATGATGTCCGATACGCAGAAATGGCAGTTTATAGGCGCATTGAGCCGCCGCGTTCAGGTCATCCGGCACAAACACGCCTCGTTCGCGGAAAAACTGCAGGCCTTGTCCATGCGGCCCGCCACGGGCCTGCCGCTGGCGGCCGCAGTACTGCTGCTCGCGCTGGCCGGCGTGCATTATCTCGGCGAAGCGCTGATAGCGTTCGCGCTGGATCCGGTTTATGAAAACTTTTATCTTCCGCTGATCACTTTCGCGCTTTCGCCACTGCAGGACGGGGTTATAAAAACCCTGCTTTCCGGCGGGCCGGATCCCGCGGCGGCAAATTTCGGCCTGCTGGCCGGCGCGGTGCATATCGCCGCCGTGGAAGTGTTCGCCTATGTCCTGTCGTTCTACTGCCTGCTGGGCTTGCTGGAGGATACCGGGTACCTGGCCAGAATCGCGGTGCTGCTTGATAACGCACTGCACAAAGTCGGCCTGCACGGACACGCCAGCATCCCGATAATAATGGGTATGGGCTGCAAGGTGCCGGGTATACTGGCGGCGCGCACTCTGGCGACCCGGCGCGAACGCATTATCGCGCTTTCGATGACGCTGCTGCTCGCGCCCTGCATTTCCCAGACCGCCATGATAATCGGCGTTATCGGCCCGCAAGGCGAGGGGTATGTGCTGGCGGTGTTCGCCGCGCTGGCGGCGGCGGGACTGGCGGCGGGCGCGGTCCTGCACCGGCTGTCGCGCGGCGATTCGCCGGAACTGCTGCTCGAAATTCCGCCCTTCCGCCTGCCGCTGTACGGCCCTTTCATGCTCAAGCTGCGGCTGCGGCTGGCGGAATATATCGTGGAAGCCATGCCGATGATAATGGCGGGCGTGCTGATCATCAATATCGCGGAAATGGCGGGCCTTGTTCATCTGGCGGAAGAACTGTTCCGCTGGCCGGTCGTCCGGCTGCTGGGCCTGCCGCCGGAAACGGTATCGGTGATCGCGCTGGGGTTTCTGAGAAAGGACATTTCCATCGCGCTGCTCGCGCCGTTCGGCATGACCGGCGAACAACTGGCGGTGGCGGCGGTATTTCTTTCCATGTATATGCCGTGCGCTGCGACACTGCTGGTCATGCTGCGCGAAGCAGGATTGAAAGACTGCGCCCGCGTAACGGCTTTCAACCTGCTGGCCGCGCTCGTCACCGCAGGCCTGCTGAACCTGCTGTTCCATTTAATCTGA
- a CDS encoding alpha/beta hydrolase-fold protein — MRSSLPWLALFVFCGTGFAASARNIVELGNTYLHLDFCSEKKDICRTVRVILPDNYTTENAVYPSFYMIADSGGARGWQTEQVTRQLLKARITPPIILVEIEPAEVSTAPVAAGRQAEFVARELVPYIDSNFRTLHSSDNRIIAAAGEDCKTALAILRSYDSFSRGALFSPLVPQTDVKKTGFNDPRLKLWLDASPADGSEPGPNFLTEPVARLTAFAAALNNSPFLYGHNYLTALRETALFAPGEKAARLKDALTFLSDGPGFEPVSVSGRVSGRKAGLNRVPENILFSLKTRYRNGITADRIPRENEIRVSPPYFGYRNGLLTLRYGAAPGPVTVTGRLGKLTGSAKVSVVKKAADSFMVTFTVTAPKDTPENAKIYLSGNSALLGGGKPDGIALTPGKTGSRHYRFSRRFPAGTALRFNFTLGDCDTAEKDSRGNFLPPRQLLVTADASINFRPAAWLSSDQIKSRNLAKKIQLKVLSPAKAAGMIAGPIKYRTDPAKYTHLQKIFPKPPPTAVSTHTVSDTAPAADTKPDTQAAVAAAQNK, encoded by the coding sequence ATGAGATCATCGCTTCCATGGCTTGCGTTGTTTGTGTTCTGCGGGACAGGGTTTGCCGCCAGCGCGCGCAATATCGTCGAGCTTGGCAACACCTACCTGCATCTGGATTTCTGTTCCGAAAAAAAGGATATCTGCCGCACGGTGCGGGTCATACTGCCGGACAATTACACAACCGAAAACGCGGTCTATCCTTCTTTTTATATGATTGCGGACTCGGGCGGAGCGCGCGGCTGGCAGACCGAACAGGTCACGCGCCAGCTCCTGAAAGCCAGAATCACGCCGCCAATCATACTGGTGGAAATCGAGCCGGCGGAAGTTTCAACCGCGCCCGTCGCCGCCGGCCGCCAGGCGGAGTTCGTCGCGCGCGAACTGGTACCGTATATTGACAGCAATTTCCGCACGCTGCACAGCTCCGACAACCGCATTATCGCCGCCGCCGGCGAAGACTGCAAAACAGCGCTCGCAATCCTGCGCAGCTATGACAGCTTCAGCCGCGGCGCGCTGTTTTCGCCGCTCGTGCCGCAGACGGACGTAAAAAAAACCGGCTTCAACGACCCCAGGCTGAAGCTCTGGCTTGATGCCAGCCCCGCCGACGGATCGGAGCCGGGCCCCAATTTTCTCACCGAACCTGTTGCCCGGCTGACGGCGTTCGCCGCAGCCCTGAACAACAGCCCGTTCCTTTACGGGCACAATTACCTGACCGCGCTGCGCGAAACGGCTTTATTCGCGCCGGGCGAAAAAGCCGCCCGGCTGAAAGACGCGCTCACCTTTCTCTCCGACGGACCGGGGTTTGAGCCGGTGTCGGTTTCCGGGCGCGTTTCCGGCAGAAAGGCGGGGCTCAACCGCGTACCGGAAAACATACTGTTTTCGCTCAAAACCCGTTACAGAAACGGCATCACCGCCGACCGCATTCCCAGGGAAAACGAAATCAGGGTTTCGCCGCCCTATTTCGGATATCGGAACGGGCTGCTGACACTGCGTTACGGCGCGGCGCCCGGCCCGGTAACCGTAACGGGCAGGCTGGGCAAACTGACGGGTTCGGCCAAAGTGTCGGTGGTAAAAAAAGCGGCGGACAGTTTCATGGTGACATTTACCGTAACCGCTCCGAAAGACACTCCTGAAAACGCGAAAATATACCTGTCCGGCAACAGCGCCCTGCTTGGAGGCGGCAAACCGGACGGGATTGCGCTCACACCCGGCAAAACCGGAAGCCGCCATTACCGGTTCAGCCGGCGGTTTCCCGCAGGCACGGCTTTGCGTTTCAATTTCACGCTGGGCGATTGCGATACCGCGGAAAAAGATTCGCGGGGCAATTTCCTGCCGCCCCGGCAACTGCTGGTTACGGCTGACGCGTCAATAAATTTCCGCCCGGCGGCGTGGCTCTCGTCCGACCAGATAAAGAGCAGGAATCTGGCGAAAAAAATCCAGTTGAAGGTTCTGTCGCCGGCGAAAGCGGCAGGCATGATCGCCGGCCCGATCAAATACCGGACGGACCCGGCAAAATATACGCATCTGCAAAAGATATTCCCGAAACCGCCGCCCACCGCCGTTTCAACGCATACCGTTTCAGATACCGCGCCCGCCGCCGATACCAAACCGGATACGCAGGCTGCTGTGGCCGCCGCGCAAAACAAATAA
- a CDS encoding HEAT repeat domain-containing protein, whose amino-acid sequence MSPHSKKTARTVCLTVLLAAAGGVVYKELGYGKKPPQPALELPRDMLFSPERDTGPDCPACMAQYKLEIASPQPGERKNAVEELGGLCEADQSAPLIEKTLGDRDASVKNAAAFALGRIKNAGSVGRLYSVATSDPDTEVRAAAVSALGRIGSPEAAEKLCALLAQPDTELKLLSLYALATVKEPAALKPALAALASPATAEAAASALASMDLPGTAEAAAPLLNAADPVVREAAHDVIEWLILQKSAEAASAIRQNLAALPQDLQTLAQPYLAQF is encoded by the coding sequence ATGAGCCCGCACAGCAAAAAAACAGCCAGAACCGTTTGCCTGACCGTCTTGCTGGCGGCCGCTGGGGGAGTAGTTTATAAAGAACTGGGCTACGGCAAAAAACCGCCGCAGCCGGCCCTGGAATTGCCGCGCGACATGTTATTCTCTCCCGAGCGTGACACCGGGCCTGACTGCCCCGCCTGCATGGCGCAGTACAAACTGGAAATCGCTTCGCCGCAGCCGGGCGAACGAAAAAACGCCGTGGAAGAACTGGGCGGACTTTGCGAAGCGGACCAGTCGGCTCCGCTCATTGAAAAAACTCTGGGCGACCGCGACGCTTCCGTAAAAAACGCCGCGGCGTTTGCGCTGGGCCGCATTAAAAACGCAGGCTCGGTCGGGCGTCTGTATTCCGTCGCGACGTCCGACCCCGACACCGAAGTCCGAGCGGCGGCGGTATCGGCGCTGGGCCGGATCGGCTCGCCCGAAGCGGCTGAAAAACTGTGCGCCCTGCTCGCCCAGCCGGACACGGAGCTGAAACTGCTCTCGCTTTACGCGCTGGCAACGGTGAAAGAGCCTGCGGCGCTAAAACCCGCGCTGGCCGCGCTGGCCAGTCCGGCTACGGCCGAAGCGGCGGCCTCGGCGCTTGCGTCCATGGATCTGCCCGGCACGGCCGAAGCGGCGGCGCCGCTTTTAAACGCCGCCGATCCTGTCGTCCGGGAAGCGGCGCATGATGTTATTGAATGGCTGATTCTGCAAAAATCAGCCGAAGCGGCCTCGGCAATCCGGCAAAATCTCGCGGCTCTGCCGCAGGACCTGCAAACGCTCGCGCAGCCTTATCTGGCGCAGTTTTAA
- a CDS encoding clostripain-related cysteine peptidase: MRVIISLLLIFSAGFASAAGGRAVQADPVRDWTIMLYMSGKRGVPGGAWDDAAELAKTGTTGNVAVVAEVGCGGFEDGFTGTKRFVITKGMDILAAEPQERLDNVDQGDWKNLVKFVRWAKERAPAKRYMFVFWAHGAGFFDEKKSQDISDRGVGFDLTTGNYLTLPQLRFFAREAQVDVIAFNSCLMGMAEVMHELGSDVKYVVASEETVPGDGYDYASFLAALADKPSSTAEQAALLLASTYMKSYAGEEVQIGVIRPAASLQLAKMLSVWQQNARKLDDVQAFKYANEYVLRFASVLTGQRDTSIFGDLGEFLKLFNSRLDMARPGAQLVKEQGDEIVGYIAKKMAVSYGSGKYAGATGVSVHLPALSPKITYELMSNPAFLEVMYPNLPFAQDAKWCDFLPWAYAARTR; encoded by the coding sequence ATGCGTGTAATAATTTCGTTGCTGCTGATATTTTCCGCCGGGTTTGCCAGTGCCGCGGGCGGCCGTGCCGTGCAGGCGGATCCCGTGCGGGACTGGACAATAATGCTTTATATGAGCGGCAAGCGCGGAGTACCGGGCGGCGCCTGGGATGACGCGGCCGAGCTTGCCAAGACCGGCACCACCGGCAATGTCGCCGTTGTGGCGGAGGTTGGCTGCGGAGGTTTTGAAGACGGGTTCACTGGCACCAAACGTTTTGTCATAACGAAAGGCATGGATATTCTTGCCGCCGAGCCGCAGGAGCGGCTCGACAACGTGGATCAGGGCGACTGGAAAAATCTGGTCAAATTTGTGCGCTGGGCCAAGGAGCGTGCGCCGGCGAAACGGTATATGTTTGTTTTCTGGGCGCACGGGGCCGGGTTTTTTGATGAGAAAAAATCGCAGGACATTTCCGACCGCGGGGTCGGTTTTGATCTGACTACCGGAAATTACCTTACTTTGCCGCAATTGCGGTTTTTTGCCCGGGAAGCGCAGGTTGATGTGATAGCCTTTAACTCCTGTCTGATGGGTATGGCGGAAGTAATGCATGAATTGGGTTCCGATGTTAAATATGTCGTCGCCAGCGAGGAAACCGTGCCCGGAGATGGTTATGATTACGCGAGTTTTCTGGCGGCGCTTGCCGATAAACCATCCTCCACGGCGGAGCAGGCCGCCCTGCTGCTGGCCTCTACCTATATGAAATCTTATGCGGGCGAAGAGGTTCAGATCGGGGTTATCAGGCCGGCCGCCAGCCTGCAACTCGCCAAAATGCTTTCCGTATGGCAGCAGAACGCGCGCAAGCTGGATGATGTGCAGGCGTTTAAGTACGCCAACGAATATGTGCTGCGGTTTGCCAGCGTGCTTACTGGCCAGCGTGACACCTCGATATTCGGCGATCTTGGCGAGTTCCTCAAACTGTTTAATTCCCGGCTGGACATGGCCCGGCCCGGCGCGCAACTGGTGAAGGAACAGGGTGACGAGATAGTCGGATATATTGCCAAAAAAATGGCTGTTTCGTACGGTTCCGGGAAATATGCCGGCGCGACGGGTGTTTCCGTTCATCTGCCTGCGCTGTCGCCGAAAATCACTTATGAGCTTATGAGCAACCCCGCATTTCTCGAGGTCATGTACCCGAATCTGCCGTTTGCTCAAGACGCGAAATGGTGCGATTTCCTTCCATGGGCTTACGCAGCCAGGACCAGATAA
- a CDS encoding HEAT repeat domain-containing protein, producing MNPVLKLLVAAVCLAPAAHAEINDGKDEYQMLGDEIKTAGRSANGTVAGSSATSSDYLAMELSKNIATMDAQTVLYNLDTVSELTDSYAAKKAYTDALARPESAVKIAALKQLGQYRDAETESLVIKQLETGDYTVRLAAVQALFGINGSKTKTALQYAAETDDNAKVRSAAKSALEKLPQSKPAKYYGRTDSSDEEAQPQQPAGNAEKLIIAPNTTFSNKKGPGSKKRK from the coding sequence ATGAACCCGGTTCTCAAGCTCCTTGTCGCTGCGGTGTGCCTGGCTCCCGCCGCGCACGCCGAAATCAACGACGGCAAAGACGAGTATCAGATGCTCGGCGACGAGATAAAAACGGCGGGCCGGTCCGCCAACGGCACTGTCGCCGGAAGCAGCGCCACATCCAGCGACTATCTGGCGATGGAACTGTCGAAAAACATCGCCACGATGGACGCGCAGACGGTTCTGTATAATCTGGACACCGTTTCCGAGCTGACTGACAGTTACGCCGCCAAAAAAGCCTATACCGACGCGCTTGCGCGCCCCGAATCCGCGGTGAAAATCGCCGCGCTCAAACAGCTGGGCCAGTACCGCGACGCGGAAACGGAAAGCCTTGTGATCAAACAGCTTGAAACCGGCGATTACACGGTGCGGCTCGCGGCGGTGCAGGCGCTGTTCGGCATCAACGGCTCAAAAACCAAAACCGCGCTGCAATACGCCGCGGAAACTGACGATAATGCCAAAGTGCGTTCCGCCGCGAAGTCGGCGCTGGAAAAACTGCCACAGTCCAAACCGGCGAAATATTACGGCAGGACTGATTCCTCGGATGAAGAAGCGCAACCGCAACAGCCCGCAGGAAATGCGGAAAAACTGATAATCGCGCCAAACACCACGTTCTCGAATAAAAAAGGACCCGGCTCAAAAAAACGAAAGTGA